In the Geobacter sp. FeAm09 genome, one interval contains:
- a CDS encoding winged helix-turn-helix domain-containing protein, whose amino-acid sequence MQNEITPYDGSQKLQVCAKVWFELDGRRVFGEGRAKLLRLVQETKSINLAAKKKGISFRRAWGIIKEMEEILGVTLVEKRRGGVGGGMAIVTPKALELIESYEKINTEFKRSMQKK is encoded by the coding sequence ATGCAAAATGAAATAACGCCATATGATGGTTCCCAAAAACTTCAGGTCTGTGCCAAAGTCTGGTTTGAGTTGGATGGCCGGAGAGTATTCGGCGAGGGGCGGGCAAAGCTGCTTCGCCTGGTGCAGGAAACGAAATCCATTAACCTCGCTGCAAAGAAAAAGGGAATATCGTTCCGGCGGGCATGGGGGATAATTAAGGAAATGGAAGAGATCCTGGGCGTCACGCTCGTGGAAAAAAGAAGGGGCGGGGTTGGTGGCGGCATGGCAATCGTTACGCCAAAAGCGCTAGAATTGATCGAGAGTTACGAAAAGATCAACACTGAATTCAAACGTTCCATGCAAAAAAAATAA
- a CDS encoding S-layer family protein → MIRFWRRLWRCIPAAMLPVAAVALFFAPTAWAGVTSSGDISPATDPSTWTSSTAAYIGYNTGDGSLGIDGGSTVTDSTARLGYAAGKTGTATVDGSGSKWTNSSGLTLGYYGTGTLTITNGASVTGGSSGFSLGLYAGSNGSVTVNGTGSTWSSSGPLNVGYSGAGTGTVAVTNGATAGSGYGTIANGTVTVDGTGSTWSTTTMNGSYGLFVGSSGTGTLNITNGSAVSVVGATTVGSLGKINFGTAGGALTTGMLYASPSLITGTGTINTSGMVSDLDLTLDASHGTTQTVTKNNIAYNLTLAATNPLGFGYLGSGTLSITGGATATSKVGYLGYLAGSTGAATVSGSGSKWTDNAELYIGYSGAGSLAIANGGTVTNTSYGYIGNNAGSTGSVTVDGAGSTWNNSNTQLYVGSFGSGTLAITNAGVVSNLGAYLGYNAGSSGTVTVDGPGSQWNTTGDLTLAYLGTGKLSILNGSKATVTGKTTLGTSGSLDFGPNGGTLTTGMLYATPAQISGSGTITTNGIISDVNLVFDASHGVSQSFAQNGIVYNLNQSAANPLGVGYLGTGSLNISGGVTVTSSSGYIGGNNASGTGTATVSGANSKWINSGLLNIGTAGTGALSILNGGYVSDTVGTVGYKGTVTVDGSATLDGTTTPSTWLNSTSLTLGNYLGGGRLNISNGGLVSVTGATTVLSGSAINFTGGTLTTGSLFASPPAQMSGSGTINASGLVVDADLVFDASHGATQTLALNGVTTNLTQSSARELGVGYFGTGTLNISGGAGIASSTGYLGYNAGSNGTATVDGANSRWTNTTLNAGNSGTGTLSITNGGYVKSTTAGIVGVSAGSTGIVTVDGSATADGTTTPSTWENSAALTVGSAGNGKLNITNGGYVKNTTAVISNSSGSAGAVVVDGAGSKWENSSTLAVGSSSATGTFNGSLRVGNGGYVSNTNATINNSAVAAVDGAATVAGVTTPSQWLTTGTLAVGGLYGAGTINVTNGGYVKNTGAATIGYNNNNDKNIVSVAGTGSKWDNSSTLALGSIQNSNKTVNGIGRLNIGNGGTVTTTGVTINSTSTLTTDAGGTLTVGSGGITNYGVIRMVAGAATTNGVFTPISAGTWANTITYTTVTPNVTFTGTVQALGGVYDATAHTVTVAPAATTTAGTASTFDLASTQRVLVTDAGTGQAVGAAFQATTSSTSLTFNATAIGGTELTSLQGTTSTPVLGGWDFTTAGYTSGDPVYLSFSVSSGQDQSGLMVWKYNSGTATWSKYAAGDLVHDGAYAGFTVTDLGTYAITSGSVAAPGAPTGVTAVAGNGQAAVTFTPPANNGGSAITGYTVTSSPAGGVDSNAGSPATTHIVTGLTNGTSYFFTVTATNGLLTSVASTSSSSSVTPTASLTVPGAPTGVSAVAGSGQAVVTFTAPTDTGGSAITGYTVTSSPAGGVDSNAGSTAKYHTITGLTNGVTYTFTVTATNALGTGAGATSNSVTPTMPLFAPSAPTGVTATPGASQVTVSFNAPVSDGNSAITGYTVVSSPGSITATGTASPITVTGLTNGTAYTFTVTATNAIGTSASATSGSVTPSSGPGAPTGVSAVAGNGQATVSFTAPADNGGSAVIAYTAVSTPGSITASGTASPITVSGLTNGTAYTFTVTATNAVGSGIASGSSNSVTPYTVPGAPTGVTAVPGYTQAVVSFTAPSSNGGSAITGYTVVSNPTGGVDSNAGSTSLSHTITGLTNGTAYTFTVTATNAAGSGAASDPSSSVTPAIPSTPTTVTLFSDYQTYVVSGSDAPSNTTGATYADTSFYSKGAMMISAPAATTYYPNPRTMNSLFSFNTAVDKKGKGGTYAPANGSTDVIGADIKSAFNSTYGTGNWYISSVSIALASNYTEEGIQPNNPDFNKVASGLFTFKLLGGNPEISTTTWNTLQTYLALPTTTATTIGTFQWNATATGTNNTSAEPQTTYSLTVNDSLTTAVLSGELTLLGVAADDKVGYLFNTSNRLAPQISITAAAFSAPGAPGGVTATAGNAQASVAFTAPASNGGSAITGYTVISNPAGGVDIDAGTTATTHTVTGLNNGTAYTFTVTATNAKGTSIASAASNSVVPAVAAVLTPSIGAPSVTIAKSGTTVTYSVSYNNADAITLTADNVTLNKTDSATGTVTVSGSGTVSRTVTISNILGDGTLGITIKEKTATAGGSATTATQSAPSATFTVDNTAPELTVSALADGTVTSSNTLTVMGTVSDANNVQSLTVNGTVVTVTNGAFNTAVALIPGTNTILVAATDPVGNQATNSRAIIYDYTAPTITFADPTPADGSQTNQQMVTITGTLSEAGTVDVKVGTGDFQAASMSNSGTTFTYQAVLASGQNTITVRATDLVNDGTKNSATVSRTITSDTVAPTLAITDPSGDTTTTLSVYQLSGTVSDQYTGITSVGLTVDGVAVTPSPAVTNGVFQQTLTFTTGKTYAIVVTATDAAGNTTTIQRNIVFRPLTVADPLRALQIAVGLVAQTSADSVLDVGPLVNGKPHADGIIDVSDAIALLRRAVGLVIW, encoded by the coding sequence ATGATCCGGTTCTGGCGCAGGCTGTGGAGGTGTATCCCGGCCGCCATGCTGCCGGTCGCGGCGGTGGCGCTCTTTTTCGCGCCGACCGCCTGGGCGGGCGTGACCTCCAGCGGCGACATCTCTCCCGCCACCGACCCGAGCACCTGGACCTCGAGCACCGCGGCATACATCGGATACAATACGGGCGATGGCTCCCTGGGCATCGACGGCGGCAGCACCGTGACCGACAGCACGGCACGGCTCGGGTACGCCGCCGGGAAAACGGGAACCGCTACCGTGGACGGTTCCGGCTCCAAATGGACCAACTCCAGCGGCCTTACCTTAGGCTATTACGGCACCGGGACGCTCACCATCACCAACGGCGCCTCCGTTACCGGCGGCAGTAGCGGCTTTAGCCTTGGCCTCTATGCCGGATCAAACGGCAGTGTAACCGTTAATGGTACGGGTTCGACGTGGAGCAGCAGTGGCCCCCTGAACGTCGGCTATTCAGGCGCTGGGACGGGGACGGTTGCCGTTACCAACGGCGCAACCGCCGGCAGTGGCTATGGCACTATCGCCAACGGCACCGTCACCGTGGACGGTACCGGCTCGACATGGTCTACGACTACGATGAACGGGAGCTACGGCCTTTTTGTAGGCTCGAGTGGTACTGGAACTCTCAATATAACCAACGGTTCTGCGGTTTCGGTCGTAGGGGCGACTACCGTCGGCAGCCTCGGAAAGATCAACTTCGGCACCGCCGGCGGCGCCCTCACCACCGGCATGCTCTACGCCTCGCCGTCGCTGATAACCGGCACCGGCACGATCAACACCTCCGGTATGGTGAGCGACCTGGACCTGACCCTCGACGCCTCCCACGGCACCACGCAAACGGTCACGAAAAACAATATTGCCTATAACTTGACCCTGGCCGCCACCAACCCGCTCGGTTTCGGATATCTCGGTTCGGGAACCCTGAGTATCACGGGGGGCGCCACCGCCACATCCAAGGTCGGCTATCTCGGCTACCTGGCCGGCTCCACCGGTGCGGCAACCGTCAGCGGGTCCGGTTCCAAGTGGACCGACAACGCCGAACTGTACATAGGATATTCCGGCGCCGGGTCGCTTGCCATCGCGAATGGCGGCACGGTCACGAATACCTCCTACGGCTATATCGGCAACAACGCCGGCTCCACAGGCAGCGTCACCGTCGACGGCGCCGGCTCGACGTGGAACAACTCCAACACCCAATTGTATGTAGGGAGTTTCGGCAGCGGGACGCTTGCCATCACGAATGCCGGCGTGGTCAGCAATCTCGGCGCCTATCTCGGCTACAACGCCGGCTCCAGCGGCACGGTCACCGTCGATGGCCCGGGCTCGCAATGGAATACCACCGGCGATCTTACCTTAGCTTACTTAGGCACGGGGAAACTGAGTATTCTCAACGGCTCGAAGGCTACCGTCACGGGCAAGACCACCCTCGGCACCTCGGGGAGTCTCGATTTCGGTCCCAACGGCGGCACCCTCACCACCGGCATGCTCTACGCTACGCCGGCCCAGATATCGGGCAGCGGCACCATCACCACCAACGGCATCATCAGCGACGTCAATCTCGTCTTCGACGCCTCCCACGGCGTGAGCCAATCCTTTGCGCAGAACGGCATCGTCTACAACCTGAACCAGTCCGCCGCCAACCCGCTCGGGGTAGGGTATCTGGGTACGGGCAGCCTGAACATCTCGGGCGGCGTCACCGTTACATCCTCCAGCGGTTATATCGGCGGCAATAATGCCAGCGGCACCGGCACGGCAACCGTTAGCGGCGCAAACTCCAAATGGATCAACAGCGGCCTGCTGAACATCGGTACCGCTGGCACCGGTGCACTCAGTATACTGAACGGCGGCTACGTCAGCGATACGGTCGGTACCGTCGGTTACAAAGGCACCGTCACCGTGGACGGGTCGGCCACCCTGGACGGCACGACCACGCCCTCCACGTGGCTCAACAGCACCAGCCTCACCCTCGGCAACTATTTAGGCGGCGGAAGGCTCAACATCAGCAATGGTGGTTTGGTGTCCGTCACCGGCGCAACGACCGTCCTGAGCGGCAGCGCCATCAACTTCACCGGCGGCACCCTCACCACCGGTTCGCTCTTTGCCTCGCCGCCGGCGCAAATGTCGGGTAGCGGCACGATCAACGCCTCCGGCCTGGTCGTGGATGCGGATCTGGTCTTCGACGCATCTCACGGCGCCACTCAAACCCTGGCGCTGAACGGCGTTACGACGAACCTGACCCAGAGCAGCGCCAGAGAGCTCGGGGTCGGCTACTTCGGTACGGGGACCCTGAACATCTCGGGCGGTGCCGGTATCGCATCGTCCACCGGCTATCTCGGCTACAATGCCGGGTCGAACGGTACGGCAACCGTTGACGGCGCAAACTCCCGGTGGACCAATACGACCCTGAACGCGGGCAATTCCGGCACCGGCACCCTCAGCATCACCAACGGCGGCTACGTCAAAAGCACCACCGCCGGCATTGTCGGCGTCAGCGCCGGTAGCACCGGCATCGTCACCGTGGACGGCTCGGCCACCGCCGACGGCACGACAACGCCCTCGACCTGGGAGAACAGCGCCGCCCTCACCGTCGGCTCGGCCGGCAATGGGAAGCTCAACATCACCAACGGCGGCTACGTCAAAAACACCACAGCCGTCATCAGCAACAGCAGCGGTTCCGCCGGTGCCGTCGTCGTGGACGGCGCCGGCTCGAAGTGGGAGAACAGCAGCACCCTTGCCGTCGGCAGCAGCAGCGCCACCGGGACGTTCAACGGGTCGCTCAGGGTCGGCAACGGCGGCTACGTCAGCAATACCAACGCAACCATCAACAACTCCGCTGTCGCCGCCGTCGACGGCGCAGCCACGGTGGCCGGCGTCACGACCCCCTCCCAGTGGCTCACCACCGGCACCCTTGCCGTCGGCGGCCTGTACGGCGCGGGTACGATCAACGTGACCAACGGCGGGTATGTCAAGAATACCGGAGCCGCCACGATCGGTTACAACAACAATAACGACAAGAATATCGTCAGCGTGGCCGGAACGGGCTCGAAGTGGGACAACAGCAGCACCCTTGCCCTCGGCTCCATCCAGAACAGCAACAAGACCGTGAACGGCATCGGCAGGCTCAATATCGGCAACGGCGGGACCGTTACGACGACGGGCGTCACCATCAACAGCACCTCGACCCTGACCACCGACGCAGGCGGTACGCTCACCGTCGGCAGCGGCGGCATCACCAATTACGGTGTCATCCGCATGGTTGCGGGTGCGGCGACGACGAACGGCGTCTTTACCCCCATCTCCGCCGGCACCTGGGCAAATACCATCACCTATACCACGGTCACACCCAACGTAACGTTCACCGGCACCGTTCAGGCCCTGGGAGGGGTGTACGACGCCACCGCCCACACGGTAACCGTTGCTCCGGCGGCAACGACCACTGCCGGCACAGCCTCCACCTTCGACCTGGCCTCGACCCAGCGCGTGCTGGTCACCGATGCCGGCACGGGCCAGGCGGTCGGAGCAGCTTTCCAGGCCACGACGTCCTCAACCAGCCTGACCTTCAATGCAACCGCCATCGGCGGGACGGAACTGACCTCACTGCAGGGCACCACCAGCACGCCGGTGCTTGGCGGGTGGGACTTCACCACCGCCGGCTACACCTCCGGCGACCCGGTCTATCTTTCGTTCTCCGTCAGTTCGGGACAGGATCAATCCGGCCTTATGGTCTGGAAGTATAACAGCGGGACCGCCACCTGGTCGAAGTACGCGGCCGGCGACCTGGTCCATGACGGCGCCTATGCCGGCTTCACCGTTACCGACCTCGGCACCTATGCAATAACCAGCGGCTCGGTGGCAGCTCCCGGCGCGCCCACCGGGGTAACCGCCGTGGCCGGCAACGGCCAGGCCGCCGTTACCTTCACGCCGCCCGCCAACAACGGCGGCAGCGCCATCACCGGCTACACCGTCACCTCCAGCCCGGCGGGAGGGGTGGACAGCAATGCCGGCTCCCCCGCCACCACCCATATCGTTACCGGCCTGACCAACGGCACCTCCTATTTCTTTACCGTCACCGCCACCAATGGGCTTTTGACCAGCGTCGCTTCCACGTCGTCGTCAAGCTCCGTCACTCCCACCGCGTCCCTCACCGTACCCGGAGCGCCCACCGGGGTTAGCGCCGTGGCCGGCAGCGGCCAGGCGGTCGTGACCTTCACCGCACCCACCGACACCGGCGGCAGCGCCATCACCGGCTACACCGTGACCTCCAGCCCGGCGGGCGGGGTGGACAGCAACGCCGGCTCCACCGCCAAGTATCATACCATCACCGGCCTGACCAACGGCGTCACCTACACCTTCACCGTCACCGCCACCAATGCGTTAGGGACCGGCGCCGGCGCAACATCCAACAGCGTCACCCCCACGATGCCTCTCTTTGCGCCCAGCGCCCCGACCGGCGTCACCGCCACACCCGGTGCCTCCCAGGTGACCGTGAGCTTCAACGCACCGGTCTCCGACGGCAACAGCGCCATCACCGGCTACACGGTCGTCTCCTCACCCGGCTCCATAACCGCCACCGGTACGGCCAGCCCGATCACCGTTACCGGTCTGACCAACGGTACCGCCTATACCTTCACCGTCACCGCCACCAATGCGATCGGAACCAGCGCCTCCGCAACATCCGGCAGCGTCACCCCGAGCTCCGGCCCCGGCGCCCCCACGGGGGTCAGCGCCGTGGCGGGCAACGGCCAGGCGACCGTGAGCTTCACGGCGCCCGCCGACAACGGCGGCAGCGCCGTCATCGCCTATACGGCGGTTTCCACACCCGGCTCCATAACCGCCAGCGGCACGGCCAGCCCGATTACCGTTTCCGGCCTGACCAACGGTACCGCCTATACCTTCACCGTCACCGCCACCAACGCCGTCGGCAGCGGTATCGCTTCCGGCTCATCCAATAGCGTGACTCCGTACACCGTGCCCGGCGCACCCACGGGGGTCACCGCCGTTCCCGGCTACACCCAGGCTGTCGTGAGCTTCACCGCTCCCTCGTCCAACGGTGGCAGCGCCATCACCGGCTATACCGTGGTCTCCAACCCAACGGGCGGGGTGGACAGCAACGCCGGCTCCACCAGCCTGAGCCACACCATAACCGGGCTGACCAACGGCACCGCCTACACCTTCACCGTCACCGCCACCAACGCGGCCGGCAGCGGCGCCGCTTCCGATCCGTCCAGCAGCGTCACCCCCGCTATTCCTTCTACACCGACGACGGTCACCCTGTTCTCGGACTATCAGACCTACGTGGTTTCCGGCAGCGATGCGCCTTCGAACACCACCGGCGCCACCTATGCCGATACGAGTTTCTACAGCAAAGGCGCCATGATGATTTCGGCACCGGCAGCCACAACGTACTACCCGAACCCGCGTACCATGAACTCGTTGTTCAGCTTCAATACGGCCGTCGACAAAAAGGGCAAGGGGGGCACCTACGCCCCCGCCAACGGCAGCACCGACGTGATCGGCGCCGATATCAAATCGGCCTTCAACAGCACGTATGGCACGGGCAACTGGTACATCTCCTCGGTCAGCATTGCCCTGGCGTCCAATTATACGGAGGAAGGCATTCAGCCCAACAACCCTGATTTCAACAAGGTGGCTTCCGGGCTGTTTACCTTCAAACTGTTGGGCGGCAACCCGGAGATCTCCACAACCACCTGGAATACGCTCCAAACGTACCTTGCCCTCCCCACAACCACTGCGACAACCATAGGGACGTTCCAGTGGAATGCAACCGCGACCGGCACCAACAATACCAGCGCAGAGCCGCAGACGACCTACAGCCTGACGGTCAACGACAGCCTCACCACGGCAGTCCTCTCCGGCGAACTGACGCTGCTGGGGGTCGCGGCCGATGACAAGGTCGGCTACCTGTTCAACACCTCCAACAGGCTCGCCCCGCAGATCAGCATCACCGCAGCCGCGTTCTCCGCCCCGGGCGCCCCTGGCGGGGTCACCGCCACGGCGGGCAACGCCCAGGCGAGTGTAGCCTTCACCGCGCCCGCATCCAACGGCGGCAGCGCCATCACCGGCTATACCGTTATCTCAAACCCGGCGGGCGGAGTGGACATCGACGCCGGCACCACCGCCACCACCCATACCGTCACCGGCCTGAACAACGGCACGGCCTATACCTTCACCGTCACCGCCACCAATGCCAAGGGTACGAGCATCGCTTCAGCCGCATCGAACAGCGTTGTCCCCGCCGTGGCGGCCGTCCTCACGCCGAGCATCGGGGCACCTTCCGTCACCATCGCAAAATCGGGCACGACCGTGACCTACAGCGTAAGTTACAACAACGCGGACGCCATCACCCTGACCGCCGACAACGTCACCCTCAACAAGACCGACTCCGCCACCGGCACGGTGACGGTCAGCGGCAGCGGCACCGTCAGCCGCACGGTCACTATTTCCAATATCCTTGGGGACGGCACCCTCGGCATCACCATCAAAGAAAAAACCGCCACTGCCGGCGGAAGCGCCACCACCGCCACCCAATCAGCGCCGAGCGCGACCTTCACGGTGGACAATACCGCTCCGGAGCTGACGGTTTCCGCCCTTGCCGACGGCACGGTCACCAGCAGCAACACCCTCACCGTCATGGGCACCGTTAGCGATGCCAACAACGTTCAGAGCCTGACCGTGAACGGGACCGTCGTTACCGTGACCAACGGGGCTTTCAACACGGCCGTTGCCCTTATTCCCGGCACCAATACCATTCTGGTCGCCGCGACCGACCCGGTTGGAAACCAGGCGACCAACAGCCGGGCCATCATCTACGACTACACGGCGCCGACCATCACCTTTGCCGACCCGACTCCCGCCGATGGCAGCCAGACCAACCAGCAGATGGTCACCATCACCGGCACGCTCAGCGAGGCCGGCACCGTGGATGTCAAGGTGGGAACCGGGGACTTCCAGGCCGCAAGCATGAGTAACAGCGGCACCACCTTCACCTACCAGGCCGTGCTGGCATCCGGCCAGAACACGATCACCGTCAGGGCCACGGACCTGGTGAACGACGGCACCAAAAACAGTGCCACCGTTTCCCGCACGATCACTTCCGACACGGTCGCCCCGACGCTGGCCATCACCGACCCGTCCGGCGACACAACCACCACCTTGAGCGTCTACCAACTGAGCGGCACCGTTTCCGACCAGTATACGGGCATCACTTCCGTCGGCCTCACGGTTGACGGGGTGGCGGTAACGCCGTCGCCAGCGGTAACCAACGGCGTATTCCAGCAGACCTTGACGTTCACCACCGGCAAGACCTACGCCATCGTCGTCACGGCAACCGATGCCGCCGGCAACACCACGACGATCCAGCGCAACATCGTCTTCAGGCCGCTCACCGTAGCCGATCCCCTGCGTGCCTTGCAGATCGCCGTGGGGCTTGTCGCCCAGACATCGGCCGACAGCGTCCTGGACGTGGGGCCGCTGGTCAACGGCAAGCCCCATGCCGACGGCATCATCGACGTGAGCGATGCCATTGCGCTGCTCCGCCGAGCCGTCGGGCTTGTGATCTGGTAG